One region of Anas acuta chromosome Z, bAnaAcu1.1, whole genome shotgun sequence genomic DNA includes:
- the FAM81B gene encoding protein FAM81B: protein MFFYLKAAKPRLSGVRRRNVSPAPGPRDKMRRLEERLSSQERTTAFLLHQAFRLKDDIVSYLQESTGYQHRETAARQLLENHVQTIAGMVQKLCQDIEVLERQIRTRDGATAQTNFAVQSLDHKYIQSLGDLRGRVARCEASIAKLSGDISIIRHEVQKIDKEICSLHSTLKYSVSGFEKMVMQLLGKIEASNPDQSSNLKTVQGDQHHKLQLLDFKLTSILSDVKDQMQHQQKWTEAQLTRSEDQAQHRHQLLNAMKERLEAAEKKIEEKLLLLSLKLEQTEKPEEYKQELNQMRSDENNLHARITRFERQVWKELEEIQNEYRSGFQSIHESLELLKQIQNAKLKLEKKKMKKDTQRYKASDLP, encoded by the exons ATGTTTTTTTACCTAAAAGCTGCCAAACCCAGGCTTTCTGGTGTTCGCAGGAGAAACGTGTCCCCTGCTCCTGGTCCCAGAGACAAGATGCGGCGGCTGGAGGAGAGGCTCTCCAGCCAGGAGAGGACCacagccttcctcctccaccaggCCTTCCGACTCAAGGACGACATTGTCTCCTACCTCCAGGAGAGCACAGGATATCAGCACAGGGAGACCGCTGCCCGGCAGCTGCTGGAAAACCATGTCCAGACCATTGCAGGAATGGTTCAGAAGCTCTGCCAGGACATAGAG GTTTTGGAGAGGCAAATAAGAACAAGGGATGGTGCCACAGCACAAACTAATTTTGCTGTTCAAAGCCTGGACCATAAATACATCCAGAGTCTTGGAGACCTGCGTGGAAGAGTGGCAAG ATGCGAGGCAAGTATTGCAAAGCTATCAGGAGACATCAGCATTATCAGGCATGAGGTCCAGAAGATCGATAAGGAGATTTGCAGCCTTCACTCTACCCTCAAGTATTCAGTGAGCGGCTTTGAGAAGATG GTAATGCAGCTATTAGGCAAGATAGAGGCTTCCAACCCTGATCAAAGCTCAAATTTAAAGACAGTCCAGGGAGATCAGCATCACAAATTGCAACTTCTGGATTTCAA GTTGACAAGCATTCTAAGCGACGTCAAAGATCAGATGCAGCACCAGCAGAAGTGGACAGAAGCGCAGCTGACACGCTCGGAGGACCAAGCCCAGCACAGGCACCAGCTGCTGAATGCCATGAAGGAGAGGCTG gaagcagcagaaaagaaaatagaggaaaagCTTCTGCTTCTGTCACTAAAGCTAGAACAGACAGAGAAACCAGAGGAATACAAACAAGAGTTGAACCAGATGAGAAGTGATGAAAACAACCTGCACGCAAGAATCACCAGATTTGAAAGACAGGTCTGGAAGGAGCTCGAGGAAATCCAAAACGAATACAGATCAG GATTTCAATCTATTCATGAGTCTCTGGAGCTGCTCAAACAAATACAGAACGCAAAGCTGAAgcttgaaaaaaagaagatgaagaaagacACTCAAAGATACAAAGCGAGTGACCTCCCATGA